A window from Candidatus Arthromitus sp. SFB-rat-Yit encodes these proteins:
- a CDS encoding aldehyde dehydrogenase family protein produces MSIEKIFYAQKEFFNSDATISVNFRIINLTKLKKELLKNEYEIYTALHKDLGKSEEDSFVSEFSHCINEINYFIKNLRSLSKPKRVRTSIINFKSKAYIHKKPYGVCLIISCWNYPLYISLMPLIGALASGNTCILKLHTLNPNTNKLIEKIIKEVFEKCYVFTISKDEYEINKLLDLDFDYIFATGNPNFGKLVYEKASKNLIPVTLELGGKNPCIVHSDCEIDTSCKRIIHGKFLNSGQTCLAPDILYVNSKIKDKFIDRMIFYIKDLYSENPLNFKHYSKIINESHFLRLIKIIEDNREEIIFGGEYSKDKLKISPTLIDKEEIIPHEIFGPILQIKYYDILDGLIHSLKCSPPPLALYLFTSNKTIINRFLNIHFGGGCINDTLVHICENNLPFGGIKNSGIGYYHRKYSFDTFTYNKSLLIKSNKIDIKSRYPNNKNYNLKFLKLLLKNK; encoded by the coding sequence ATGAGTATAGAAAAAATTTTCTACGCACAAAAGGAATTCTTTAATTCTGATGCAACTATTTCAGTAAATTTTAGAATCATAAATCTAACAAAATTAAAAAAAGAATTATTGAAAAATGAATATGAAATTTATACAGCTCTCCATAAAGATTTAGGAAAATCAGAAGAAGATTCATTTGTATCAGAATTTTCACACTGCATTAATGAAATAAATTACTTTATTAAAAATCTACGCTCATTATCAAAACCAAAAAGAGTTAGAACCTCCATAATTAACTTTAAAAGCAAAGCCTATATACACAAAAAACCTTACGGAGTTTGTTTAATTATCTCATGTTGGAACTACCCTCTATATATTTCACTAATGCCTCTTATAGGAGCACTCGCCTCAGGTAATACTTGTATACTAAAGCTCCATACTCTAAATCCAAATACAAACAAACTAATAGAAAAAATAATCAAAGAAGTATTTGAAAAATGCTATGTATTCACTATATCTAAAGATGAATATGAGATAAACAAACTTCTAGATTTAGATTTTGATTACATATTTGCAACAGGTAATCCAAATTTTGGAAAACTTGTTTACGAAAAAGCATCTAAGAATTTAATACCTGTAACACTCGAACTCGGTGGGAAAAATCCTTGTATAGTTCATAGTGATTGTGAAATAGATACCTCGTGCAAAAGAATTATTCATGGAAAATTTTTAAATTCAGGTCAAACGTGTTTAGCTCCAGATATTTTGTACGTAAATAGTAAAATTAAAGATAAGTTCATAGATAGAATGATATTTTATATTAAAGACTTATACTCTGAAAATCCACTGAATTTTAAGCATTATTCAAAAATTATAAATGAATCTCATTTTTTAAGATTAATTAAAATCATTGAGGATAATAGAGAGGAAATCATATTTGGTGGAGAATACTCAAAAGATAAGCTAAAAATTTCTCCAACACTCATAGATAAAGAAGAAATTATTCCACATGAAATATTTGGTCCGATACTCCAAATTAAATATTACGATATTTTAGATGGTTTAATACATTCACTAAAATGCAGTCCACCCCCTCTTGCACTCTATTTATTTACAAGTAATAAAACTATAATAAACAGATTTTTAAACATACATTTTGGAGGAGGATGCATAAACGATACACTCGTTCATATCTGTGAAAATAACCTTCCGTTTGGTGGGATCAAGAATAGCGGAATAGGATATTATCATAGAAAATATTCGTTTGATACTTTTACTTACAATAAAAGTTTGCTTATAAAATCAAACAAGATAGATATAAAATCAAGATACCCGAATAACAAAAACTATAATTTAAAATTTTTAAAGCTTCTTTTAAAAAATAAATAA
- a CDS encoding glycoside hydrolase family 10 protein, whose protein sequence is MKVMIRFLLFFMILSGAIGCKVYANEEFIDDPLEEILYKFDKVNENGEVIYDKKSPITVDGKKIKLKKIYDSDKEMFRGTWIATISNINFPSRRDMNFDELKGEFDSMLNRVKELNLNAIFFQVSPELDAFYESSFRPWSKYLSGEQGKAPSYVNEGKDFLKYAISETRKRGIEFHAWFNPYRVTKDPIINSTKEDILQTLHENNFARINKDLVYLFQGKLFLDPGRYEVMEFVKNTIHEFITKYDVDGIHFDDYFYPYGSQTINGVSYKFGDMNEDLKTFEENNRSITDIKDWRRDNVSILIKEISSIINHHNYINGKSVQWGISPFGIYAHKGEEFKDGVKTGNLLNGSNTPYGSLSSYRDIYADTLRWINNNFIDYVIPQIYWTFGKNEAPYEELINFWSEAVKGKRCQLYIGHGNYCVREAKGDKNWNNPYEITNQIKFNSNYDEILGSVFFSIKDLYKRLDFPDKREEVYRKYINLLEREIVKYKAVVPSKPWLDSRDTSEVLDLRVLRSDENKHYLFFKDKISNDSKFYIVYGFESEDKIDLKDSKNILGIYGRDYSKEDQHVIVENLGDNIKLFVVTVQDNSGTESSGVKYIFKI, encoded by the coding sequence ATGAAAGTTATGATTAGATTTTTATTGTTTTTTATGATTTTATCTGGAGCTATAGGATGTAAGGTTTATGCGAATGAAGAATTTATAGATGATCCATTGGAGGAAATTTTATATAAATTTGATAAGGTAAATGAGAATGGTGAGGTTATTTATGATAAGAAGTCTCCTATAACAGTTGATGGTAAAAAGATAAAGTTAAAGAAGATATATGATTCAGATAAGGAGATGTTTAGGGGGACGTGGATAGCTACTATATCTAATATAAATTTTCCAAGTAGAAGAGATATGAATTTTGATGAGCTTAAAGGTGAGTTTGATTCTATGTTAAATAGAGTTAAAGAACTTAATTTGAATGCAATTTTTTTTCAAGTTAGTCCAGAGCTAGATGCTTTTTATGAATCATCTTTTAGGCCATGGTCTAAGTATCTTTCAGGAGAACAAGGGAAAGCTCCTTCATATGTAAATGAGGGTAAGGATTTTTTAAAGTATGCTATTTCTGAAACTAGAAAAAGGGGTATTGAGTTTCATGCGTGGTTTAATCCTTATAGAGTCACAAAAGATCCTATTATAAATAGTACAAAAGAAGATATATTACAAACACTACATGAAAATAATTTTGCAAGAATTAACAAAGATTTAGTTTATTTGTTTCAAGGTAAATTGTTCTTAGACCCTGGGAGATATGAAGTTATGGAATTTGTGAAAAACACTATACATGAATTCATAACTAAATATGATGTTGATGGTATACATTTTGATGATTATTTTTACCCTTATGGTTCTCAAACTATAAATGGTGTTAGCTATAAATTTGGAGATATGAATGAAGATTTAAAAACATTTGAGGAAAATAATAGAAGTATAACTGATATAAAAGATTGGAGAAGAGATAACGTAAGCATTTTAATAAAGGAAATTTCATCTATAATAAACCATCATAATTACATAAATGGTAAGAGTGTTCAATGGGGTATTTCTCCTTTTGGTATATATGCACATAAAGGGGAGGAATTTAAAGATGGAGTAAAGACTGGTAATTTATTAAATGGATCTAATACTCCATATGGTTCTTTATCTAGTTATAGAGATATTTATGCAGATACACTAAGGTGGATAAATAATAATTTTATAGATTATGTAATTCCTCAAATATATTGGACTTTTGGGAAAAATGAGGCACCATATGAGGAACTTATAAATTTTTGGAGTGAAGCTGTTAAAGGTAAGAGGTGTCAATTATACATAGGACATGGAAATTATTGTGTAAGGGAAGCTAAGGGAGATAAAAATTGGAATAATCCTTATGAAATAACTAATCAAATTAAATTCAATTCTAATTATGATGAAATACTTGGGAGTGTTTTTTTTAGTATTAAAGATTTATATAAGAGATTGGATTTTCCAGATAAAAGAGAAGAAGTTTATAGAAAATATATAAACCTATTAGAAAGGGAAATAGTTAAATATAAGGCTGTTGTACCTAGTAAACCTTGGCTTGATTCTAGAGATACATCAGAGGTTTTAGATCTTCGTGTATTAAGAAGTGATGAAAATAAACATTATTTATTTTTTAAAGATAAAATATCAAACGATAGTAAATTTTATATAGTTTATGGTTTTGAAAGTGAAGATAAAATTGATTTGAAAGATAGTAAAAATATATTGGGTATTTATGGTAGAGATTATAGCAAAGAGGATCAACATGTTATAGTTGAAAATTTGGGAGATAATATTAAACTTTTTGTTGTAACTGTTCAGGATAACTCTGGAACTGAAAGTTCAGGAGTGAAATATATATTTAAAATATGA
- the nagB gene encoding glucosamine-6-phosphate deaminase produces MNTIIFKNSDEACKKASDMICSVVKEKNDALLGLATGGTMENVYKYIVEEYKNKKVDFKSIRTINLDEYVGLNGDHPQSYRKYMDDRFFNHVNILKENTYVPVTTGDINKELLRIKDIIDGNKGADVQLLGVGINGHIAFNEPCDRLNASVSVVDLDEGTIKANSRYFSSIDEVPKKAVSLGIGDILKAKKIILLAFGCEKANAIRELLKNDFITTKVPCTFLKAHNDVTVIIDEALSKEL; encoded by the coding sequence ATGAATACCATAATATTTAAAAACTCAGATGAGGCATGTAAAAAAGCGAGCGATATGATATGTTCTGTAGTAAAAGAAAAGAATGATGCGTTACTCGGTCTAGCAACAGGTGGAACAATGGAAAATGTATATAAATACATTGTAGAAGAGTATAAAAATAAGAAAGTAGATTTTAAAAGTATTAGAACTATTAATTTAGATGAGTATGTTGGGTTAAATGGAGATCACCCTCAAAGCTATAGAAAATACATGGATGATCGTTTTTTTAATCACGTTAATATATTAAAAGAAAATACGTATGTTCCAGTTACAACTGGTGATATAAATAAAGAACTTTTAAGGATTAAGGATATAATAGATGGTAATAAGGGAGCTGATGTACAGTTATTAGGTGTTGGTATAAATGGACATATTGCATTTAATGAACCTTGTGATCGCTTAAATGCAAGTGTAAGTGTTGTCGATTTGGATGAAGGAACTATAAAAGCAAATTCTAGGTATTTTTCTAGCATAGATGAGGTTCCTAAGAAGGCAGTAAGCCTTGGTATAGGAGATATATTAAAAGCTAAAAAAATAATTTTATTGGCTTTTGGTTGTGAGAAAGCAAATGCGATCAGAGAGCTTTTGAAGAATGATTTTATTACAACTAAGGTTCCATGTACATTTTTAAAAGCTCATAATGATGTTACCGTTATTATTGATGAGGCTTTGTCAAAAGAACTTTAA
- a CDS encoding beta-propeller domain-containing protein produces MKIFKRWFILNIVFIIFIIPLKMVCAYEKSSTKEERIYTINDDYVYSLSKDGIEIIDINDYEDMNFVCRLKGYNMENNNLYIYNDRLFISGIESYEDKSYIKTVVYDIYDKKNPIKLKEFKFEGYEYLFIKNDGIVYLVIQESDSKGRIISIDSSKEDIDLNVDYFEGGEISFIYSSDDNLYVICNEDMIGRYFTTIHKFDISEDIKYVNKISFDGIIYNDKFIHEYDGNLRVLVKCENFKNKIYILDKDFRDAKCVDVILENENINNVYFDKEMCYISGFLKEGYFSIYNLKHSNPKEMGRIKLTSSSDYIYKLSEDKFIVVGNEHRTDTYKNMQSDKVFEVVKNTGIKINLIDVLDKNNPKIFDEYFIKGKEVCLSEFLDEEKMLFSKDKNILAFTLDISGYTMDMDINTAMEVNSDFNCEGLSRGVYVFDLHDKDKIFLKFMVECGDELFENKNVEGIKIYNEDIFIFLDNCFKVFNLEGKLLGEYTFIKKETK; encoded by the coding sequence ATGAAGATATTTAAGAGATGGTTTATCCTTAATATTGTTTTTATAATATTTATAATCCCTTTAAAAATGGTTTGTGCTTATGAAAAGAGTAGCACAAAAGAAGAGAGAATATATACTATAAATGATGATTATGTTTATAGTTTATCTAAAGATGGAATAGAGATTATAGATATAAATGATTATGAAGATATGAATTTTGTTTGTAGATTAAAAGGGTATAATATGGAAAATAATAATCTTTATATTTATAACGATAGGTTATTTATTAGTGGAATTGAAAGTTATGAGGATAAGTCATATATAAAAACGGTTGTGTATGATATTTATGATAAGAAAAACCCTATTAAACTTAAGGAGTTTAAATTTGAAGGATATGAGTATTTGTTTATCAAAAACGATGGAATTGTTTATTTAGTTATTCAAGAATCAGATAGTAAGGGTAGAATTATTTCTATAGATTCAAGTAAAGAAGATATAGATTTAAATGTAGATTATTTTGAAGGTGGAGAAATTAGCTTTATATATTCATCAGATGATAATTTATACGTTATTTGTAATGAAGACATGATTGGAAGATATTTTACAACTATACATAAATTTGATATAAGCGAAGATATTAAATATGTAAATAAAATTTCATTTGATGGTATTATATACAATGATAAATTTATACATGAGTATGATGGCAATTTAAGAGTGCTTGTGAAATGTGAAAATTTTAAAAATAAGATATATATTTTAGATAAGGATTTTAGAGATGCAAAGTGTGTAGATGTTATACTTGAGAATGAAAATATAAATAATGTATATTTTGATAAAGAAATGTGTTATATATCTGGATTTTTAAAGGAAGGATATTTTTCTATATATAATTTAAAACATAGTAATCCGAAGGAAATGGGACGAATAAAATTAACATCTTCTTCTGATTACATATATAAACTTAGTGAGGATAAATTTATAGTTGTGGGAAATGAACATAGAACAGATACATATAAAAATATGCAGAGTGATAAGGTATTTGAAGTAGTTAAGAATACGGGAATAAAAATTAATTTAATAGATGTCTTGGATAAGAATAATCCTAAAATATTTGATGAGTACTTTATAAAGGGGAAGGAAGTTTGTTTATCAGAATTTTTGGATGAAGAAAAGATGTTATTTTCCAAAGATAAAAACATATTAGCTTTTACATTAGATATATCTGGTTATACCATGGATATGGATATAAATACAGCTATGGAAGTAAATTCGGATTTCAATTGTGAAGGATTATCTAGAGGAGTTTATGTTTTTGATCTACATGATAAAGATAAAATATTTTTGAAGTTTATGGTGGAATGTGGGGATGAGTTGTTTGAAAATAAGAATGTAGAGGGGATAAAAATATATAACGAAGATATATTTATATTTTTAGATAATTGTTTTAAGGTATTTAATTTAGAAGGGAAATTGTTAGGAGAATATACATTCATAAAAAAGGAAACAAAATAA
- the speE gene encoding polyamine aminopropyltransferase yields MNWFTEKYDDDVKISYRADKHLCHKKSKFQTIDVYNNNLFGNYLVIDDIMMITEKDEFIYHEMIVHTPMASNPNIKDVLVIGGGDGGTVRELCRYKNINSITMVEIDEEVVNVSLELFPNVSCSLKGNSKVKLLFEDGIEFVKNSPDKSYDLIIVDSTDPIGPGEGLFSLEFYSNCYRILRDDGILVNQSESPYYPFNIKELKRSASKINKIFPILKYYQSFIPTYPSGHWLFGFASKSINPINDNIPKWNLNNIKTNYYNTELHKASFVLPNYVRDIINEGKNK; encoded by the coding sequence ATGAATTGGTTCACAGAAAAATATGACGATGATGTTAAAATATCATATAGAGCTGATAAACATCTTTGTCATAAAAAGAGTAAATTTCAAACTATAGACGTTTATAACAATAATTTATTTGGAAATTATTTAGTTATCGATGATATTATGATGATAACTGAAAAAGATGAATTCATATACCATGAAATGATAGTTCACACCCCAATGGCTAGTAATCCTAATATTAAAGATGTGCTTGTTATTGGAGGTGGTGATGGAGGAACAGTTAGAGAACTGTGTAGATATAAAAATATAAACTCCATTACTATGGTTGAAATAGATGAAGAGGTTGTAAATGTTTCTCTCGAACTATTTCCAAATGTTTCCTGCTCTCTTAAAGGAAATAGTAAAGTTAAGCTGTTATTTGAAGATGGAATAGAATTTGTTAAGAATTCTCCAGATAAATCATATGACCTCATAATAGTAGATTCTACTGATCCTATAGGTCCTGGAGAAGGATTGTTTAGTTTAGAATTCTACAGTAATTGCTATAGAATTCTTAGAGATGATGGTATTCTTGTAAATCAAAGTGAAAGTCCTTATTATCCATTTAATATAAAAGAGCTTAAAAGATCTGCATCAAAAATTAATAAAATCTTCCCAATACTTAAATATTATCAATCATTTATACCAACTTATCCATCCGGTCATTGGTTGTTTGGATTTGCCTCAAAATCTATAAATCCAATAAATGACAATATTCCTAAATGGAATTTAAATAACATTAAGACAAATTACTATAATACCGAACTTCATAAAGCTAGTTTTGTTTTACCAAACTATGTTCGTGACATAATAAATGAGGGTAAAAATAAATAA
- the speD gene encoding adenosylmethionine decarboxylase encodes MNALGRHILVEYYNCNNEILKDPKLIETYMKESAIKMGATIVESCFHHFNPYGVSGAVIISESHLTIHTWPEYGYAAVDLFTCGTIDPWVGFDYLEEKLLADISESTEIPRGLTQKIAKHGNFNANTIYHKPNI; translated from the coding sequence ATTAATGCATTAGGTCGTCATATTTTAGTCGAATATTATAATTGTAATAATGAGATTTTAAAAGATCCAAAACTTATCGAGACTTACATGAAAGAATCTGCTATTAAAATGGGGGCTACAATAGTCGAAAGTTGCTTTCATCATTTTAACCCTTATGGCGTAAGCGGTGCAGTTATAATTTCTGAATCCCACTTAACAATTCACACATGGCCTGAATACGGCTATGCTGCTGTTGATTTATTTACTTGTGGAACTATAGATCCATGGGTTGGATTCGATTATTTAGAAGAAAAACTTTTAGCTGATATAAGCGAATCTACTGAGATTCCTAGAGGGCTTACTCAAAAAATAGCTAAACACGGAAACTTCAATGCAAATACTATATACCACAAGCCTAATATTTAG
- a CDS encoding tRNA 2-thiocytidine(32) synthetase TtcA yields MNYEKDSIASHCESHLPIFEKKSVKEIEKSIIKRYRKRIWTKFTKAINDYNLVEDGDRIAIAISGGKDSLLLAKLFQELKRHGRNNFELEFITMDPGYHKHIRMLLEENCKHLEIPLKIFDSNVFTVVDKIARDYPCYMCARMRRGFLYAKAKELNCNKLALGHHFNDVIETTLLNVFYSGNFKTMLPKLKADNFKDIELIRPMYYIEEQSIITFIKNSGLMALNCACMVAAKRIGNKRYEIKDLITSMKKNYKYVDKSIFAAAQNVNMDSILGWVKDGKNVSYLDKYGE; encoded by the coding sequence ATGAATTATGAAAAAGATAGCATAGCTTCTCATTGTGAGAGTCACTTACCAATTTTTGAAAAAAAGAGCGTTAAAGAGATTGAGAAAAGTATTATAAAGAGATATAGAAAAAGAATATGGACTAAGTTTACAAAAGCTATAAATGATTATAATTTAGTAGAAGATGGAGATAGAATTGCTATTGCTATATCTGGAGGAAAAGATTCTCTTCTTTTAGCAAAATTATTTCAAGAGCTTAAGAGGCATGGGAGGAATAATTTTGAATTAGAGTTTATAACCATGGATCCTGGATATCACAAACATATACGTATGCTACTTGAAGAAAATTGTAAACACTTAGAAATACCACTTAAGATATTTGATTCAAATGTGTTTACTGTTGTTGATAAGATAGCAAGAGATTATCCGTGTTATATGTGTGCACGTATGAGAAGAGGATTTTTATATGCAAAAGCCAAGGAATTGAATTGTAATAAACTTGCACTTGGACATCATTTTAATGATGTTATAGAAACAACACTTTTAAATGTGTTTTATTCGGGTAATTTTAAAACCATGTTACCTAAATTAAAAGCTGATAATTTTAAGGATATAGAATTAATTAGACCTATGTATTATATAGAGGAGCAATCTATAATTACATTCATAAAAAATTCAGGATTAATGGCACTTAATTGTGCTTGCATGGTTGCGGCTAAACGCATAGGTAATAAGAGATATGAAATAAAAGATCTAATAACTAGTATGAAGAAAAATTATAAGTATGTAGATAAGTCTATATTTGCAGCAGCACAAAATGTAAATATGGATTCCATACTTGGATGGGTTAAAGATGGGAAAAATGTTTCATACCTAGATAAATATGGGGAATGA
- a CDS encoding TetR/AcrR family transcriptional regulator, whose protein sequence is MPKSVLCDKKEICERVKNLFLVNGYSGVDIKTIAQKCKMAVGTFYNYYENKEEIFCEVISNSWNLFLQTLKKRNDLSSFIKESYYYIKSNKGFGLTFKTIPIDKATNVNRLYENIISDVELLIVKVIDVKYKDIAKRIALSLFMSIILFIDSYEFSDDDNIKFICNLFLHYEK, encoded by the coding sequence ATGCCAAAATCGGTTCTATGTGATAAAAAAGAAATTTGTGAAAGAGTTAAGAATTTATTTCTTGTAAATGGATACTCAGGGGTAGATATAAAGACTATTGCTCAAAAATGCAAAATGGCAGTAGGTACATTTTATAATTACTATGAAAATAAGGAAGAAATATTTTGTGAGGTTATAAGTAATAGTTGGAATTTATTTTTACAAACTCTGAAAAAAAGAAATGATTTATCGAGCTTTATAAAAGAGAGTTATTATTATATTAAGAGTAATAAAGGATTTGGATTAACATTTAAAACTATACCAATTGATAAGGCTACGAACGTAAATAGGCTGTATGAAAATATTATAAGTGATGTTGAACTACTTATTGTTAAAGTTATAGATGTAAAGTACAAAGATATTGCGAAAAGAATAGCCTTATCATTATTCATGTCTATAATACTCTTTATAGATTCTTATGAATTTAGTGATGATGATAATATTAAGTTTATTTGTAATCTATTTTTGCATTATGAAAAGTAG
- a CDS encoding glutamine--tRNA ligase/YqeY domain fusion protein has product MINENKVSNFIRNIIIDDIKNGKNNSIITRFPPEPNGYLHIGHAKSLEINFSLAYEFNGKVNLRFDDTNPVKEDTEYVESIKKDIEWLGYKWDKMIFASDYFEIMYEKAILLIKKGLAYVCDLSGEEIKKYRGTLQEPGVESPYRNRSVEENLDLFYKMRNAEFKDGEKVLRAKIDMLSSNINMRDPIIYRISHTSHHNTGNKWCIYPMYDFAHPIEDAIEGITYSICTLEFEDHRPLYDWFVNACEMENIPRQIEFARLNLTNTVMSKRKLKALVDNNIVDGWDDPRMPTISGFRRRGFTPESIRNFCRAIGVSKANSLVDYQMLEYFLREDLNLKCKRIMAVIDPIKVVITNYEEGKVEELFIDNNKDDESMGMRKITFSKYIYIDRDDFMENPPPKYFRLFKGNEVRLKGAYFIKCNDVIKDENGKILELHCTYDPETKSGSGFTGRKVKGTIHFIDSTTAMKAQFRLFKPLLLDEENTSDNFLDNINKDSLEIFDGFIENNARDSVPYEKYQIFRHGYFSVDPKYTTQDKLVFNRVTPLKSSFKLDK; this is encoded by the coding sequence ATGATTAATGAGAATAAAGTATCGAATTTTATAAGAAATATAATAATTGATGATATTAAAAATGGAAAAAATAATTCAATAATAACTAGGTTTCCGCCAGAACCAAATGGTTATTTACATATAGGTCATGCTAAATCTTTGGAGATAAATTTTTCTTTGGCATATGAATTTAACGGAAAGGTTAATTTGAGATTTGATGATACAAATCCTGTTAAGGAAGATACGGAATATGTTGAATCGATAAAAAAGGATATTGAGTGGCTTGGATATAAATGGGATAAAATGATTTTTGCATCTGATTATTTTGAGATTATGTATGAGAAGGCAATACTCCTTATAAAAAAGGGATTGGCATATGTTTGTGATTTAAGTGGAGAGGAAATTAAAAAATATAGAGGAACTCTTCAAGAGCCTGGAGTTGAATCACCATATAGGAATAGATCGGTTGAGGAGAATTTGGATTTATTTTATAAAATGAGAAATGCAGAATTTAAAGATGGGGAGAAGGTTCTTAGAGCAAAGATCGATATGTTATCTAGCAATATTAATATGAGGGATCCTATAATATATAGAATTTCTCACACATCTCATCATAATACGGGGAATAAGTGGTGCATTTATCCTATGTATGATTTTGCTCACCCTATTGAAGATGCTATAGAAGGTATTACGTATTCCATATGCACACTTGAATTTGAAGATCATAGACCTCTTTATGATTGGTTTGTGAACGCTTGTGAGATGGAGAATATTCCAAGACAAATAGAATTTGCAAGACTTAATTTAACAAATACTGTTATGAGTAAAAGAAAGCTTAAGGCTTTAGTTGATAATAATATTGTAGATGGTTGGGATGATCCTAGAATGCCTACTATATCAGGATTTAGGAGGAGGGGATTTACTCCTGAGTCAATAAGGAATTTTTGTCGTGCCATAGGCGTATCAAAAGCGAATAGTCTGGTTGATTACCAAATGCTTGAGTATTTTTTGAGAGAAGACTTAAATCTTAAATGCAAGAGAATAATGGCTGTTATTGATCCTATTAAAGTTGTTATTACAAATTATGAAGAGGGAAAAGTTGAGGAATTATTTATAGATAATAATAAAGATGATGAGTCTATGGGTATGAGAAAAATAACATTTTCAAAATATATATACATCGATAGAGATGATTTTATGGAGAATCCTCCCCCTAAATATTTTAGACTGTTTAAAGGAAATGAAGTTAGACTTAAAGGTGCTTATTTTATAAAGTGTAATGATGTGATAAAAGATGAAAATGGAAAAATATTAGAGCTTCATTGTACCTATGATCCAGAAACTAAAAGTGGAAGTGGATTTACTGGAAGAAAGGTTAAAGGTACGATTCATTTTATTGATTCAACAACAGCTATGAAAGCTCAGTTTAGATTATTTAAACCTCTCCTTCTAGATGAAGAAAATACTTCTGATAATTTTTTAGATAATATAAATAAGGATTCTTTGGAAATATTTGATGGTTTTATTGAAAATAATGCAAGAGATAGCGTACCTTATGAAAAATATCAGATATTTAGACATGGATATTTTTCTGTTGATCCTAAGTATACAACGCAAGATAAGCTTGTATTCAATAGAGTTACTCCTCTTAAAAGTTCGTTTAAATTAGATAAATAA